CCGCTCGTCGCAGCGCTTCCCGGGCCACGGTGGCTCGCCTCCATGATCGCGGTGGATCTCGCGGCCCTCGCCGCCACGGCCCCGCTCTCGGCGAGCCTCTTCAATCGCGTCGCCCCCGCCGCCCTCCTCGCGAACCTCGCCGCCTCCCCGCTGATGTCCCTGGCCTTCATCGCCTCCTGCGCGATTCCGGCGGTCGCGGCGCTCGCCGCCATCCACCCGGCGCAGCCGTTCGCGCTCCTCGGCGCGTCGCTTCTCGCGAGGGGGGCCTCCCTGGCCATCGACGGGGCGGTGGACGCCTCGGCCCGCCTCGCGGCGATCCCGTGGCTGTCGTACGCATGCGTGACACCCGCCCCGGCGCTCGTGGCGATGACCACCGCCGCCTTCTTCGCCCCGGCGATCTTTCGCGGGACGGGCGCGCCGCGGCGGGCGGTGCTCGCGATCGGCGTGGCCGTCACCGCGGCGGGGACGCTTCTCGTCGTCGCCCCGGGCGAGAAGCCCTCCTCCGGATCGGCCGGCGCGCTCGGCCCGGCGCCGCCGGGGAGCTTCAGGCTCACCGTCTTAGACGTGGGCCAGGGGAGCTCCGCCCTGGTCGAGATGCCCGACGGAGCCCGCCTCCTCGTGGACGGCGGAGGGTTCGCAGGATCCACGTTCGATGTCGGCGAGCGGATCGTCGCGCGCGCGTTGCTGACGACGGGGCTCCGCCGCCTCGACGCCGTCGCCGCGACGCACGCCGACTTCGATCACGTCGGGGGGCTCCCCGCGATTCTCCGGACGTTCGCCGGGACGGCGCTCTGGGTGGGCGCCGCCGATCACTCCGCGCGCCGGCTCGTCCCGCTCGAGCGGCTGGCCGTCGAGTCGGGGCGAGCCCTCCGGATCGTCAGGGTGGGGGGACGCTCGGGGTTCGAGCCGGACGCGATCGACATCCTGAACCCGCCGGCATCCGGCGGGGGAGCGCGCGACAACGACGTCTGCCAGGTGATCCGGATCCGGGCGCTCGGGCGATCGATCCTCCTTCCGGGGGACATCGAGGCCGGCGCCGAGAGAGCGATCCTCCCCGCCCTCGCCCCCGTCGACGTTCTCCTCGTGCCGCACCACGGAAGCCGGACCTCGTCGACCACCTCCTTCCTCGCGGCTCTCCAGCCGCGCCTCGCGATCGTCTCGTGCGGCTTCGCGAACCGCTACGGGCACCCGCACGCCGAGGCGATCGCGCGCCTCCAGGCGGCCGGCGCCCGGGTGCTCAGGACCGACAGGGACGGCGCGGTGCGCGTGACGTTCAACGGCGCGGCAGGGGAGGCGGGGATTTCGATCGAGCGGTTCGCCTCGGGGTGGATCGCCGTCACGCCGGATCGCGGCTCAGGAGATGGGGCGGATGGGGCTCGGGATGAATGAGAGGATGAAGACCGCCGCCGCGAGGGCGGCCACGGCCAGCCGGCCGGGCGAGAGCGCGCGCGTCTCGTCCACGAGCAGGGGATGGCGCGGGTTGAGGAAGATCAGGACAGCCCCCCAGAAGAGCCACGACTCGTTCACGAGAAGCCCCATCAGCACGAAGGAGGCGAGGCACAGGTGCGAGAAGATCCGGTGGAAGCGCGACGAGATCGCGTACGCGATGTGCCCGCCGTCGAGCTGTCCGATCGGCAAGAGGT
This region of Acidobacteriota bacterium genomic DNA includes:
- a CDS encoding ComEC/Rec2 family competence protein — encoded protein: MFPSSPTVLAAACLCAGILTPASWRPHPLLVAAGCAALLLAGLRGCRDPGAPRGRLLIIPCAFLPLGLFLASSAAMPATRGAIGLLLTAEPALSRSVALVEGTIAAEPRRRPPPDGGCALDLDLARLGALRVSREASGRVRASFPAAPGDVPDPCRLFEGTRVRFPAAVSLPRSFGNPGALDYPVFLASRGIDALARAPSARLVAVTAPPSAADRALGRARRFILDSIDAAFESAGVAPDAPIAKALVLGWRDDIAPTAEAALRAAGTSHLLAVSGFNVAIVAACVLTICRLARAPRGGRAPILAISLVAYAALTGREASVARAVAGALMLLAARGLGRRARPLPLIAAVLMLLAALDPRSVADPAFQLTFAAAAALAAYAPPLVAALPGPRWLASMIAVDLAALAATAPLSASLFNRVAPAALLANLAASPLMSLAFIASCAIPAVAALAAIHPAQPFALLGASLLARGASLAIDGAVDASARLAAIPWLSYACVTPAPALVAMTTAAFFAPAIFRGTGAPRRAVLAIGVAVTAAGTLLVVAPGEKPSSGSAGALGPAPPGSFRLTVLDVGQGSSALVEMPDGARLLVDGGGFAGSTFDVGERIVARALLTTGLRRLDAVAATHADFDHVGGLPAILRTFAGTALWVGAADHSARRLVPLERLAVESGRALRIVRVGGRSGFEPDAIDILNPPASGGGARDNDVCQVIRIRALGRSILLPGDIEAGAERAILPALAPVDVLLVPHHGSRTSSTTSFLAALQPRLAIVSCGFANRYGHPHAEAIARLQAAGARVLRTDRDGAVRVTFNGAAGEAGISIERFASGWIAVTPDRGSGDGADGARDE